Proteins encoded in a region of the Nonomuraea helvata genome:
- a CDS encoding cation:dicarboxylate symporter family transporter, with product MRDRTRYLYLAVIGAVLLGILVGFVWPDVGKELKPLGTGFVALIQMVIGPIIFCTIVLGIGSVRQAAKVGKVGGLALGYFIVMSTVALLIGLVVGNVIDPGSGLHLSDAAKQAAEAQAAKGGEAGTVDFLLGIIPKTLVSALTGGSVLQALLVALLTGFALQAMGDKGTPILRGIEHFQRLVFRILAMVMWAAPVGAFGAMAAVVGETGIEALKSLAIIMVAFYITCLLFVGVVLGSILWLVARINLWSLLKYLGREFLLILSTSSSETALPRLIAKMEHMGVSRTVAGITVPTGYSFNLDGTAIYLTMATLFIAEATGAPLRFGEQLALLLFMMIASKGAAGVTGAGLATLAGGLQAHRPALVDGVGLIVGIDRFMSEARALTNFAGNSVATVLVAHWTGEFDRERAAMVLAGQAPFDETTLLDENEGEEPPEPEAPGDRELTKV from the coding sequence ATGCGTGATCGCACTCGGTATCTCTACCTCGCCGTCATCGGCGCCGTCCTGCTGGGAATCCTGGTCGGGTTCGTCTGGCCGGACGTGGGCAAGGAGCTCAAACCGCTGGGCACCGGTTTTGTGGCGCTCATTCAGATGGTGATCGGGCCGATCATCTTCTGCACGATCGTGCTCGGCATCGGCTCGGTGCGCCAGGCCGCCAAGGTCGGCAAGGTCGGCGGTCTCGCGCTCGGCTACTTCATCGTCATGTCCACCGTAGCCCTGCTCATCGGCCTGGTGGTCGGCAACGTCATCGACCCGGGCTCGGGGCTGCACCTGAGCGACGCCGCCAAGCAGGCCGCGGAGGCGCAGGCGGCCAAGGGCGGTGAGGCCGGCACGGTCGACTTCCTGCTCGGCATCATCCCCAAGACGCTGGTGTCGGCGCTGACCGGCGGCTCGGTGCTGCAGGCGCTGCTCGTCGCGCTGCTGACCGGGTTCGCGCTGCAGGCCATGGGTGACAAGGGCACGCCGATCCTGCGCGGCATCGAGCACTTCCAGCGGCTGGTCTTCCGCATCCTCGCCATGGTCATGTGGGCCGCGCCCGTCGGCGCGTTCGGCGCGATGGCCGCCGTGGTGGGCGAGACGGGGATCGAGGCGCTCAAGAGCCTGGCGATCATCATGGTGGCCTTCTACATCACCTGCCTGCTGTTCGTCGGCGTCGTCCTGGGCTCGATCCTGTGGCTGGTCGCCCGGATCAACCTGTGGTCGCTGCTGAAGTACCTGGGCCGCGAGTTCCTGCTGATCCTGTCCACCTCGTCCTCGGAGACGGCCCTGCCCCGGCTCATCGCCAAGATGGAGCACATGGGCGTCAGCAGGACCGTGGCCGGCATCACCGTGCCGACCGGCTACTCCTTCAACCTCGACGGCACCGCCATTTACCTGACCATGGCCACGCTGTTCATCGCCGAGGCCACCGGCGCGCCGCTGCGGTTCGGCGAGCAGCTCGCGCTGCTGCTGTTCATGATGATCGCCTCCAAGGGCGCCGCGGGCGTGACCGGGGCCGGGCTTGCCACGCTGGCCGGCGGCCTGCAGGCGCACCGCCCGGCGCTGGTCGACGGGGTCGGCCTCATCGTGGGCATCGACCGCTTCATGTCGGAGGCCAGGGCGCTGACGAACTTCGCCGGCAACTCTGTCGCCACCGTGCTCGTCGCCCACTGGACCGGCGAGTTCGACCGGGAGCGCGCCGCGATGGTGCTGGCGGGGCAGGCGCCGTTCGACGAGACGACCCTGCTGGACGAGAACGAGGGCGAGGAACCGCCGGAGCCCGAAGCACCGGGCGACCGGGAGCTGACGAAGGTCTAG
- a CDS encoding sensor histidine kinase, translated as MRRWSLAGQMLVLQLLVVAVTVAGLAVLAVVQTRELVTDEASGKARAVAVSVAASPDVLEALDGPNPSARLQPYAEHVRHQTGVDFITIMKPDGTRYTHPTPSEIGKRYLGHTERALAGETFSETYTGTLGESRRVVTPVMSGGRARALVSAGITVEKISARVRDQLAWGGLVVALALSLGAAGTWLVTARLRRQTHGLGPVELGRIHEHHDAVLHAVREGLLLVGKDGTLTLCNDAARHLLGLPADAEGRHVDELGLSEVLADDQERVHLVGDRVLAVNSAASRLGTVVTVRDHTELQALTGQLDAERGFADSLRSAAHEAANRLHTVITLVELGRTEQAVALGTAELRAAQELTDRVVAAVREPVLAALLLGKSAEAAERGVELVISQDSELDDLGLDPRQMVTIVGNLIDNAIDAASRVEVHLCADRDGVVIRVADNGPGLADPRAFDKGWTTKGDGHGLGLALVGQSVRRLGGTIDVEGSVFTVRLPVPERVP; from the coding sequence ATGCGGCGCTGGAGCCTGGCGGGACAGATGTTGGTCCTGCAGCTCCTCGTGGTCGCCGTCACGGTGGCGGGCCTCGCGGTGCTCGCCGTCGTGCAGACGCGTGAGCTCGTGACCGACGAGGCGAGCGGCAAGGCCAGGGCCGTCGCGGTGAGCGTGGCGGCCTCGCCCGACGTGCTGGAGGCGCTCGACGGCCCGAACCCGTCGGCACGGCTGCAGCCGTACGCCGAGCACGTACGCCACCAGACGGGCGTCGACTTCATCACCATCATGAAGCCGGACGGCACCCGCTACACCCATCCGACCCCCTCCGAGATCGGCAAGCGTTACCTCGGCCACACAGAGCGAGCACTGGCGGGCGAGACGTTCAGCGAGACCTACACCGGCACGCTCGGCGAGTCCAGGCGGGTGGTGACCCCCGTCATGTCGGGCGGCCGGGCGCGGGCGCTGGTCAGCGCCGGCATCACCGTCGAGAAGATCAGCGCCAGGGTCCGCGACCAGCTCGCCTGGGGCGGCCTCGTCGTCGCGCTCGCGCTCTCGCTGGGCGCGGCCGGCACCTGGCTGGTCACCGCGCGGCTGCGCCGCCAGACGCACGGCCTGGGCCCGGTGGAGCTCGGCCGCATCCACGAGCACCACGACGCGGTCCTGCACGCCGTCAGGGAGGGCCTGCTGCTGGTCGGCAAGGACGGCACGCTGACGCTCTGCAACGACGCCGCGCGTCACCTGCTCGGCCTGCCCGCCGACGCCGAAGGACGGCACGTGGACGAGCTGGGCCTGTCCGAGGTGCTGGCCGACGACCAGGAGCGCGTCCACCTGGTCGGCGACCGGGTGCTGGCGGTCAACAGCGCCGCCAGCAGGCTCGGCACCGTGGTGACCGTGCGCGACCACACCGAGCTGCAGGCGCTGACCGGACAGCTCGACGCCGAGCGCGGCTTCGCCGACTCGCTGCGCTCGGCCGCCCACGAGGCCGCCAACCGGCTGCACACGGTCATCACCCTGGTCGAGCTGGGCCGTACCGAACAGGCGGTGGCGCTGGGCACGGCGGAGCTGCGGGCCGCGCAGGAGCTCACCGACCGGGTGGTCGCCGCCGTCCGCGAGCCGGTCCTGGCGGCGCTGCTGCTGGGAAAGAGCGCCGAGGCGGCCGAACGCGGCGTCGAGCTGGTGATCAGCCAGGACAGCGAGCTGGACGACCTGGGCCTCGACCCGCGCCAGATGGTCACGATCGTGGGCAACCTGATCGACAACGCCATCGACGCGGCCTCCCGGGTGGAGGTGCACCTGTGCGCCGACCGGGACGGCGTCGTCATCAGGGTGGCCGACAACGGCCCCGGACTGGCCGACCCGCGCGCCTTCGACAAGGGCTGGACCACCAAGGGCGACGGGCACGGGCTCGGGCTGGCCCTGGTGGGGCAGTCGGTGCGGCGGCTGGGCGGCACCATCGACGTGGAGGGCTCGGTGTTCACCGTGCGGCTGCCCGTGCCGGAGCGTGTGCCATGA
- a CDS encoding SAM-dependent methyltransferase, giving the protein MKEEAPQGVDPHTPNVARMYDYFLGGKDNFQADRNLADQVLSVIPETRDGTRENRALIGRFVRYLCEQGITQFLDLGSGLPAQENVHEVALRHSPDARVVYVDNDPVVATHGRALLADPDRVAMVLGDVRRPKEILSHPEVRGLLDLDRPVALLMMFLLHLIPDEDDPQGFVAAYRGALAPGSYLAISHVGSDSHSSLTDRVSQFYERANMPFRPRPGEEISAFFGDFEFIPPGHLVNGVGPDLEWPYVDPNTPIFLDPELALMGYAAIARKP; this is encoded by the coding sequence ATGAAGGAAGAAGCGCCGCAGGGCGTCGACCCGCACACTCCTAACGTGGCGCGCATGTACGACTACTTCCTGGGTGGCAAGGACAACTTTCAGGCCGATCGGAATCTGGCCGACCAAGTGCTCAGCGTGATCCCGGAGACCCGCGACGGCACCAGGGAGAACCGCGCGCTCATCGGCCGGTTCGTGCGCTACCTGTGCGAGCAGGGCATCACGCAGTTCCTCGACCTCGGCTCCGGCCTGCCGGCGCAGGAGAACGTGCACGAAGTGGCCCTCAGGCACTCCCCTGACGCGCGCGTGGTGTACGTGGACAACGACCCGGTGGTGGCCACGCACGGCAGAGCGCTGCTGGCCGACCCCGACCGGGTGGCCATGGTGCTGGGCGACGTGCGCCGGCCGAAGGAGATCCTGTCGCACCCGGAGGTGCGCGGGCTGCTGGACCTGGACCGGCCGGTGGCCCTGCTGATGATGTTCCTCCTGCACCTGATCCCCGACGAGGACGACCCGCAGGGCTTCGTGGCCGCCTACCGCGGCGCGCTGGCGCCGGGCAGCTATCTGGCCATCTCGCACGTGGGCAGCGACTCCCACTCCTCGCTGACGGACCGGGTGAGCCAGTTCTACGAGCGGGCCAACATGCCCTTCAGGCCGCGGCCCGGCGAGGAGATCTCCGCCTTCTTCGGCGACTTCGAGTTCATCCCGCCGGGCCATCTGGTCAACGGTGTGGGGCCGGACCTGGAATGGCCGTACGTCGACCCCAACACCCCCATCTTCCTGGACCCGGAGCTGGCCCTCATGGGTTACGCGGCCATCGCCCGCAAACCCTAG
- a CDS encoding response regulator translates to MTTPVPGTAISVLIVEDEEITAEANRIYVERIPGFEVAGVVRTGGEALRFLRGKPVDLVLLDFYLPDMHGLEVCRAIRAGGLMCDVIAVTSARDLAMVRSAVSLGVSQYLLKPFTYATLVEKLTRYAKFKDEAGVAVGQGDVDRVLGTLRGSSELPKGMARDTLDTVAAKLRDSPDGMAAQAVADAIGVSRVTARRYLEYLVELGIAARMPQYGGVGRPELLYRIPMES, encoded by the coding sequence ATGACGACCCCGGTGCCGGGCACGGCGATCTCCGTGCTCATCGTCGAGGACGAGGAGATCACGGCGGAGGCCAACCGCATCTACGTCGAGCGGATCCCGGGCTTCGAGGTGGCCGGCGTCGTCAGGACCGGCGGCGAGGCACTGCGCTTCCTGCGCGGGAAGCCGGTCGACCTCGTCCTGCTCGACTTCTACCTGCCGGACATGCACGGGCTGGAGGTGTGCCGGGCGATCCGGGCGGGCGGGCTCATGTGCGACGTGATCGCCGTCACCTCGGCCCGTGACCTGGCCATGGTCCGCTCGGCCGTCTCGCTCGGCGTCTCCCAGTACCTGCTCAAGCCGTTCACCTACGCGACACTCGTCGAGAAGCTCACGCGTTACGCCAAGTTCAAGGACGAGGCCGGCGTCGCCGTCGGGCAGGGCGACGTGGACCGCGTGCTGGGCACCCTGCGGGGCAGCTCCGAGCTGCCCAAAGGCATGGCGCGCGACACGCTCGACACCGTCGCGGCCAAGCTGCGCGACAGCCCCGACGGCATGGCGGCGCAGGCCGTGGCCGACGCGATCGGGGTGTCCCGCGTGACGGCACGCCGCTACCTGGAATACCTGGTGGAGCTGGGGATCGCGGCCCGCATGCCGCAGTACGGCGGGGTGGGCCGGCCAGAGTTGCTCTACCGGATCCCCATGGAAAGTTAA